The Lycium ferocissimum isolate CSIRO_LF1 chromosome 10, AGI_CSIRO_Lferr_CH_V1, whole genome shotgun sequence genome window below encodes:
- the LOC132032947 gene encoding prefoldin subunit 5 isoform X1: MASPGSGGRTLEIEKMSVDQLKALKEQADLEVNLLQDSLNNIRTATTRLEIASNALQDLSLRPQGKKMLVPLTASLYVPGTLDDADKVLVDVGTGYFVEKTMTEGKEYCERKISLLKSNYEQLLDVATKKKSIADETGVILQAKLRQLAPAQ; this comes from the exons ATGGCAAGTCCTGGCAGTGGAGGAAGAACACTTGAAATAGAAAAGATGAGTGTTGATCAACTAAAAGCATTGAAAGAACAAGCTGATCTTGAAGTTAATCTCCTTCAAGATAGTCTCAATAACATCCGTACAGCAACTACTCGTCTTGAAATTGCATCTAATGCCCTTCAAGATCTGTCTCTAAGACCTCAAG GGAAGAAAATGTTGGTTCCTTTAACGGCGTCTTTGTATGTGCCTGGGACCCTAGATGATGCTGATAAGGTTTTGGTAGATGTCGGCACTGGATATTTTGTTGAG AAAACTATGACAGAAGGAAAAGAGTACTGTGAGCGGAAAATCAGCCTGCTAAAGTCCAATTATGAACAGCTCCTTGAT GTTGCAACGAAGAAGAAAAGTATTGCTGATGAAACTGGTGTTATCTTGCAAGCTAAATTGAGACAACTTGCTCCAGCGCAGTAG
- the LOC132032946 gene encoding uncharacterized protein LOC132032946: MEPPPPHHHHHHHGGATCVNCGGPTAFPPPPPDTNPNYIPIRAPAVNLPPANNREIIMRTPVPQSHPIIPLTPPYHFQTPTKKIQSQNDVVSFQNSSTCVNFLGFIVSLSESIRSRKLSDHCHVSGVVAEIVEILKTLIVYVDEIPLAPQSSRYGNLAYRTWHERMCCDAESFMVKFLPLEMKEATVELVPYFTDSFGNSSRIDYGTGHETNFAAWLYCLARLGVVKEDDYQALVSRVFIKYLELMRKLQITYSLEPAGSHGVWGLDDYHFLPFIFGSSQLIDHKYMKPKSIHNEDILENFANEYLYLSCIVFIKKVKKGVFAEHSPMLDDISGVPNWNKVNSGLLKMYKIEVLQKVPIMQHFLFGSIIPWE, translated from the exons ATGGAACCTCCACCAcctcaccaccaccaccaccaccacggcGGCGCAACCTGCGTCAACTGCGGCGGACCCACCGCAtttccaccaccaccacccgaTACAAACCCTAATTACATCCCAATCCGTGCACCAGCTGTCAACTTACCACCAGCCAATAACCGTGAAATCATAATGCGTACACCTGTACCTCAATCACACCCAATCATTCCCTTAACTCCACCTTACCACTTCCAAACACCAACTAAAAAAATCCAATCCCAAAACGACGTCGTTTCGTTCCAAAACTCATCAACTTGTGTTAACTTTCTAGGGTTTATAGTTTCGTTATCGGAATCGATTCGTTCGCGTAAACTCTCAGATCACTGCCACGTGTCGGGTGTTGTGGCTGAGATTGTTGAGATTTTGAAAACCctaattgtgtatgttgatgagatTCCTTTAGCGCCTCAATCGTCGCGATACGGGAATTTGGCGTATAGGACGTGGCATGAAAGGATGTGTTGTGATGCCGAGTCGTTTATGGTGAAGTTTTTGCCTTTGGAGATGAAGGAGGCGACTGTTGAGCTTGTTCCTTACTTTACTGATAGTTTTGGGAACTCTAGTAGAATCGATTATG GTACTGGACACGAGACAAATTTTGCAGCATGGTTGTATTGTTTAGCAAGATTAGGAGTTGTGAAAGAAGACGACTATCAAGCTCTGGTGTCAAGGGTCTTCATCAAGTACTTGGAATTGATGAGGAAGTTGCAAATAACCTATTCCCTAGAGCCTGCTGGGTCTCATGGGGTTTGGGGACTAGATGACTACCACTTTTTACCTTTTATATTTGGGTCATCTCAGTTGATTGATCACAAGTACATGAAACCAAAGTCTATTCATAACGAAGATATCTTGGAGAACTTTGCAAATGAATATTTGTATCTCTCATGTATTGTATTCATAAAGAAGGTGAAGAAGGGTGTGTTTGCAGAGCATTCTCCCATGTTAGATGACATTAGTGGTGTACCCAATTGGAACAAGGTAAACAGTGGCTTACTTAAGATGTACAAGATTGAAGTTCTGCAAAAGGTTCCTATCATGCAGCATTTCCTTTTTGGCTCCATTATCCCATG GGAATGA
- the LOC132032947 gene encoding uncharacterized protein LOC132032947 isoform X2 yields the protein MASPGSGGRTLEIEKMSVDQLKALKEQADLEVNLLQDSLNNIRTATTRLEIASNALQDLSLRPQGKKMLVCVPLVLQNTLLGVKECSFWLYCEIYDMGFGIYVLPVLQNTFLGSRCKREVLVRVPLVLQNILLGIRCKRL from the exons ATGGCAAGTCCTGGCAGTGGAGGAAGAACACTTGAAATAGAAAAGATGAGTGTTGATCAACTAAAAGCATTGAAAGAACAAGCTGATCTTGAAGTTAATCTCCTTCAAGATAGTCTCAATAACATCCGTACAGCAACTACTCGTCTTGAAATTGCATCTAATGCCCTTCAAGATCTGTCTCTAAGACCTCAAG GGAAGAAAATGTTGGTTTGTGTCCCTCTTGTACTGCAAAACACCTTATTAGGTGTAAAAGAGTGTTCTTTTTGGCTTTATTGTGAAATTTATGATATGGGTTTTGGTATTTATGTCCTGCCTGTTCTGCAAAATACCTTTTTAGGAAGTAGATGTAAAAGAGAAGTGTTGGTTCGTGTCCCTCTTGTTCTGCAAAACATCCTTTTAGGAATTAGGTGTAAAAGACTTTAG
- the LOC132032945 gene encoding dihydroorotate dehydrogenase (quinone), mitochondrial: MKQRVGFALIRESLYHKLIKPSYVPRHYCSSSANVPPISPHKVPHSSKKGRLFTGATIGLLIAGGAYASTVDEATFCGWLFSATKLVNPFFAFLDPEVAHRLAVSAAARGWVPREKRPDLPILGLDVWGRRFSNPVGLAAGFDKNAEAVEGLLGLGFGFVEVGSVTPIPQEGNPKPRIFRLPNEGAIINRCGFNSEGIVAVAKRLGAQHGKRKLETSSTSSPAGDEVKHGGKAGPGILGVNLGKNKTSEDAAADYVQGVHTLSQYADYLVINISSPNTPGLRQLQGRKQLKDLVKKVQAARDEMQWGEEGPPPLLVKIAPDLSKQDLEDIAAVALALRVDGLIISNTTIQRPDSVSQNPVAQETGGLSGKPLFKMSTDILKEMYLLTKGRIPLIGCGGISSGEDAYKKIRAGATLVQLYTAFGYGGPALIPDIKAELARCLEKDGYKSIHEAVGADCR; encoded by the exons atgaaacaaagggTTGGATTTGCATTGATTAGAGAAAGCTTATATCATAAGCTAATAAAACCAAGCTATGTTCCTAGACATTATTGTTCTTCTTCAGCTAATGTTCCTCCAATATCTCCACATAAAGTTCCTCATTCTTCAAAAAAG GGAAGGTTGTTTACAGGAGCAACTATTGGTCTACTTATAGCTGGGGGAGCTTATGCAAGTACGGTTGATGAGGCCACCTTCTG TGGCTGGCTATTCTCAGCAACAAAGCTTGTAAATCCATTCTTTGCATTTCTGGATCCAGAGGTTGCTCACAGATTGGCAGTCTCTGCTGCAGCCCGAGGATGGGTTCCAAGGGAGAAGAGGCCCGATCTTCCTATACTGGGCCTTGATGTATGGGGAAGAAGGTTCTCAAATCCTGTTGGTCTTGCTGCTGGTTTTGATAAGAATGCTGAGGCAGTTGAAGGCTTGCTTGGATTAGGTTTTGGTTTTGTTGAGGTTGGCTCAGTAACTCCCATTCCACAGGAAGGCAACCCAAAACCACGTATATTTAGGTTGCCGAATGAAGG TGCTATAATCAATAGGTGTGGCTTCAATAGTGAAGGAATTGTTGCGGTTGCCAAACGGTTGGGTGCTCAGCATGGTAAGAGAAAGTTGGAAACATCTAGTACTTCGTCTCCTGCTGGAGATGAAGTCAAGCATGGAGGAAAAGCTGGTCCTGGTATTCTTGGTGTTAACCTTGGAAAGAACAAGACAAGTGAAGATGCTGCAGCAGATTATGTGCAAGGAGTTCATACCTTATCTCAGTATGCTGACTACTTG GTAATTAATATCTCATCCCCAAATACTCCAGGACTACGCCAGCTTCAGGGAAGAAAGCAGTTGAAAGATCTTGTGAAGAAG GTTCAGGCGGCTCGTGATGAAATGCAGTGGGGTGAGGAAGGACCTCCACCTTTACTTGTGAAAATTGCTCCAGATTTATCTAAACAAGATCTTGAAGATATTGCAGCG GTGGCTCTTGCTCTTCGTGTGGACGGTCTG attatatcaaatactacAATCCAAAGACCAGATTCCGTAAGTCAAAACCCTGTGGCTCAAGAGACTGGTGGCTTGAGTGGGAAACCACTCTTTAAAATGTCAACAGATATACTGAAGGAGATGTACCTTCTGACGAAG GGACGGATTCCTTTGATTGGCTGTGGAGGTATTAGCAG TGGCGAGGATGCTTACAAGAAAATTCGAGCTGGTGCCACTCTTGTTCAGCTGTATACAGCATTTGGATATGGAGGACCTGCACTTATCCCCGATATAAAG gCTGAGCTCGCCCGTTGCTTAGAAAAGGATGGTTATAAGTCGATCCACGAGGCTGTTGGAGCAGACTGCAGATAG